A region from the Vibrio rumoiensis genome encodes:
- the gcvH gene encoding glycine cleavage system protein GcvH, whose translation MDMTLKFTESHEWVRDNGDGTVTIGISEHAQEMLGDVVFVDLPEVGDTIDAGDSFSLVESVKAASDIYAPVTGEIVEINEELEDSPELINSESYEGGWIVKVKLDDASELDNLQDAEDYLASIEED comes from the coding sequence ATGGACATGACTCTAAAATTTACCGAAAGCCACGAATGGGTTCGTGATAATGGTGACGGTACGGTAACCATCGGTATTTCTGAGCACGCACAAGAAATGCTAGGTGATGTGGTGTTTGTTGATCTACCAGAAGTCGGTGACACCATCGATGCCGGAGATAGTTTTTCTTTAGTGGAGTCAGTTAAGGCTGCCTCTGACATTTATGCCCCTGTCACTGGCGAAATCGTTGAAATTAACGAAGAGCTAGAAGATAGCCCAGAACTTATCAATAGTGAGTCTTATGAAGGCGGTTGGATTGTCAAAGTGAAATTGGATGACGCATCTGAATTAGACAACCTACAAGATGCAGAAGACTACCTAGCGAGTATTGAAGAAGACTAA
- the gcvP gene encoding aminomethyl-transferring glycine dehydrogenase — MTNLINDLCNSQEFIGRHNGPNANDQQAMLDIINSLSDSQAESLDQLIAQTVPANIRLAAPMNLDAPMSEADMLTKMKGIAQLNKVQRTFIGQGYYNTFTPNVILRNVLENPGWYTAYTPYQPEISQGRLESLLNYQQMVIDLTGMDIANASLLDEATAAGEALTLCKRAGKSKSNVFFVADDVHPQTIEVVKTRAEFIGFEVMIGNVDSLPQQDVFGALLQYPSTTGEVRDLSDIIAAAQANKTLVTVATDLLASTLLKPAGEMGADVVIGSAQRFGVPVGYGGPHAAFMATREKHKRTMPGRVIGVSIDSKGKQALRMAMQTREQHIRREKATSNICTAQALLANMASFYAVYHGAEGLRTIARRTHHFTAILAAALRSAGHKLVHDTFFDTITVDSQEQTERLYQAAQHAGINLRKLPSQIGISLDETTKAEDIETLFTVFSVEGNVDTYSSDIAANEFAAIPSDCQRTSQFLTHPVFNTHRSETQMMRYLKKLENKDFSLTHGMIPLGSCTMKLNAAAEMIPVTWPEFGSIHPFAPLEQAAGYTALADSLKKQLCEITGYDEFSLQPNSGASGEYAGLIAIQRYHQSRGEGHRNVCLIPSSAHGTNPATASMVSMKVVVVMCDEYGNIDMQDLAAKIDKHHSNLSSIMITYPSTHGVYEEQVQKVCEMVHAAGGQVYLDGANMNAQVGLTNPGVIGGDVSHLNLHKTFCIPHGGGGPGMGPIGVKSHLAPFLPGHIENGVEGKDYAVSAADLGSASILPISWAYITMMGGTGLTEATKIAILNANYIMERLRPHYPVLYRGHNGRVAHECIIDIRPLKEATGISEEDIAKRLMDYGFHAPTMSFPVAGTLMVEPTESEDKAELDRFCDAMIAIRQEMDKVQQGEWPLDNNPLVNAPHTQADLMSETWDHPYTREVACFPSAQAKDAKYWPTVNRVDNVYGDRNLICSCPSIESYQ; from the coding sequence ATGACAAATCTAATCAATGACTTATGTAACAGCCAAGAGTTCATCGGCCGCCACAACGGGCCAAATGCCAACGATCAACAAGCGATGCTCGACATCATTAACTCATTAAGTGATAGCCAAGCTGAATCATTGGATCAGTTAATCGCGCAAACCGTTCCTGCTAACATTCGTTTAGCCGCGCCAATGAACTTAGATGCGCCAATGAGCGAAGCCGATATGCTGACGAAGATGAAAGGCATCGCACAACTGAACAAAGTGCAGCGTACTTTTATCGGCCAAGGCTACTACAACACCTTCACGCCAAACGTCATCCTACGTAACGTATTAGAAAACCCAGGTTGGTACACCGCTTATACGCCTTATCAGCCAGAAATTTCTCAAGGTCGTTTGGAGTCTCTACTCAACTACCAACAAATGGTGATCGACCTAACGGGCATGGATATCGCCAACGCCTCTTTACTTGATGAAGCGACCGCCGCTGGTGAAGCGCTGACTCTATGTAAGCGTGCAGGAAAAAGCAAAAGCAACGTATTCTTTGTCGCCGATGATGTGCATCCACAAACGATCGAAGTGGTTAAAACCCGCGCAGAATTTATTGGCTTTGAAGTGATGATTGGCAATGTCGATAGCCTACCTCAACAAGACGTGTTTGGCGCTCTATTACAATACCCAAGCACGACTGGCGAAGTGCGTGATTTATCCGACATCATCGCGGCGGCGCAAGCTAACAAAACCTTAGTCACGGTTGCTACGGATTTACTGGCTTCTACCCTATTAAAACCTGCCGGTGAAATGGGTGCAGATGTGGTGATCGGTAGCGCGCAACGTTTCGGCGTACCAGTTGGATACGGCGGCCCACACGCAGCCTTCATGGCGACTCGTGAAAAACACAAACGTACTATGCCAGGTCGCGTGATTGGTGTGTCGATTGATAGCAAAGGCAAACAAGCGCTGCGCATGGCAATGCAAACTCGTGAGCAACACATCCGCCGCGAAAAAGCGACGTCGAACATTTGTACCGCTCAAGCGCTATTAGCCAACATGGCTTCTTTCTATGCTGTGTATCACGGCGCAGAAGGCTTACGCACTATCGCTCGTCGTACCCACCACTTTACCGCGATTCTTGCGGCAGCATTACGATCAGCCGGTCATAAATTAGTACACGATACGTTCTTCGACACCATCACCGTCGATAGCCAAGAACAAACCGAGCGTTTATATCAAGCTGCGCAACATGCGGGCATTAACCTACGTAAACTGCCTTCTCAAATTGGTATCAGCCTAGATGAAACCACCAAAGCAGAAGACATCGAAACACTGTTTACTGTGTTCTCGGTAGAAGGCAACGTAGATACATACTCAAGCGATATTGCCGCCAACGAATTTGCGGCCATTCCAAGCGATTGCCAACGAACTTCTCAGTTCTTAACTCACCCAGTATTCAACACGCATCGCAGCGAAACTCAAATGATGCGCTACTTGAAGAAACTGGAAAACAAAGACTTCTCATTAACGCACGGCATGATCCCGCTGGGTAGCTGCACCATGAAATTAAACGCCGCAGCTGAAATGATCCCAGTCACATGGCCGGAATTCGGTTCTATCCACCCATTTGCGCCACTAGAGCAAGCCGCCGGTTATACCGCACTGGCTGATTCACTGAAAAAGCAATTGTGTGAAATTACCGGCTACGATGAGTTTTCTCTACAACCTAACTCTGGCGCATCAGGCGAATATGCAGGTTTAATTGCAATTCAGCGTTACCACCAAAGCCGTGGTGAAGGCCACCGTAATGTGTGCTTAATTCCAAGCTCTGCACACGGCACTAACCCAGCAACCGCGTCGATGGTATCGATGAAAGTTGTGGTGGTAATGTGTGATGAATACGGCAACATCGATATGCAAGATCTGGCAGCTAAGATCGACAAACACCACAGCAACTTATCCAGCATCATGATCACCTACCCATCGACTCACGGTGTGTATGAAGAACAAGTGCAAAAAGTATGTGAAATGGTACACGCGGCTGGCGGTCAGGTTTACCTTGATGGCGCAAACATGAATGCACAAGTTGGCTTAACTAATCCGGGCGTGATTGGCGGTGATGTTTCGCACCTTAACCTACACAAAACCTTCTGTATTCCACATGGTGGTGGCGGCCCGGGTATGGGTCCAATTGGGGTTAAATCACACCTTGCGCCATTCTTACCAGGCCACATTGAAAATGGTGTGGAAGGTAAAGACTATGCGGTGTCAGCGGCGGATCTCGGTAGCGCATCGATTCTGCCAATTTCATGGGCTTACATCACTATGATGGGCGGCACAGGGCTAACCGAAGCCACTAAGATCGCAATTTTAAATGCCAACTACATCATGGAACGTCTACGTCCACACTACCCAGTGCTTTACCGTGGACACAATGGCCGCGTGGCGCACGAATGTATTATCGACATTCGCCCACTAAAAGAAGCGACCGGCATCAGCGAAGAAGACATTGCGAAGCGTTTAATGGACTACGGTTTCCACGCGCCAACCATGTCATTCCCAGTGGCGGGCACCTTGATGGTGGAACCAACGGAGTCGGAAGACAAAGCCGAGCTAGACCGCTTCTGCGATGCCATGATTGCGATTCGCCAAGAAATGGACAAAGTGCAACAAGGTGAATGGCCACTAGACAACAACCCGTTAGTCAACGCGCCACACACCCAAGCCGACTTAATGAGTGAAACATGGGATCACCCATACACCCGTGAAGTGGCTTGCTTCCCATCGGCACAAGCGAAAGACGCTAAATACTGGCCAACCGTCAACCGTGTCGATAACGTCTACGGCGACCGTAATTTGATTTGCTCATGCCCGAGTATTGAGAGTTATCAGTAA
- a CDS encoding GNAT family N-acetyltransferase: MTYSKLKQGEPIPFHGTLSIQFIRQQDLADIINMLNDEQVNQYLYFAPADDSLFQAFFAPIIDEVTQAIEKRIWPANPTFVIRDQNGQYMGMTAVTQVMFLEGNFEIGYQLPVHAWQQGIATSACRLMTEIGFEQLKAHKISADCYAANIGSYKTLEKCGYQREGCQSAYYKLKQGFDDKLYYGMTAEQFRMLK; this comes from the coding sequence ATGACATATTCTAAATTGAAACAAGGCGAGCCGATTCCTTTCCATGGCACACTGTCTATTCAATTCATTCGCCAACAAGATTTGGCGGATATCATCAACATGCTTAATGATGAACAAGTAAATCAATATCTCTATTTCGCTCCCGCTGACGACAGCCTTTTTCAAGCTTTCTTTGCTCCGATTATTGATGAGGTAACCCAGGCAATTGAGAAGCGTATTTGGCCAGCCAATCCTACCTTTGTCATCCGTGATCAAAATGGGCAATACATGGGAATGACAGCCGTTACTCAAGTCATGTTTTTAGAGGGGAATTTTGAAATCGGCTATCAATTACCAGTACATGCTTGGCAACAAGGTATTGCGACCAGTGCGTGTCGATTGATGACCGAAATTGGATTTGAACAGTTGAAGGCACATAAAATCAGCGCAGATTGTTATGCTGCTAATATTGGCTCCTATAAAACACTAGAAAAGTGTGGCTACCAGCGTGAAGGCTGCCAAAGTGCCTACTACAAACTAAAGCAAGGTTTTGACGATAAGCTTTATTACGGAATGACCGCAGAGCAATTTAGAATGCTTAAATGA